From Caretta caretta isolate rCarCar2 chromosome 3, rCarCar1.hap1, whole genome shotgun sequence, a single genomic window includes:
- the LOC142071360 gene encoding uncharacterized protein LOC142071360 — translation MQSSSAEVTMMESQNRKRAPAWTEREVRDLIAVWGEESVLSELRSSFRNAKTFLKISQGMKDRGHNRDPKQCRVKLKELRQAYQKTREANGRSGSEPQTCRFYDELHAILGGSATTTPAVLFDSFNGDGGNTEVGFGDEEDDEEEVVDSSQQASGETGFPDSQELFLTLDLEPVPPEPTQGCLLDSAGGEGTSAACVSMITGSSPSQRLVKLRKKKKRTRDEMFSELMLSSHTDRAQTNAWRQIMSECRKAQNDREERWRAEESKWRAEESKWRAEDRAEAQRWRQRDERRQDSMLRLLQDQTSMLQCMVELQQRQLEHRLPLQPLCNQPPSSPSSIASTPRRPRTRWGGLRPTSHSPTEDCPKKRRLSFNKF, via the exons atgcagagctcatcagcagaggtgaccatgatggagtcccagaatcgcaaaagagctccagcatggactgaacgggaggtacgggatctgatcgctgtttggggagaggaatccgtgctatcagaactccgttccagttttcgaaatgccaaaacctttctgaaaatctcccagggcatgaaggacagaggccataacagggacccgaagcagtgccgcgtgaaactgaaggagctgaggcaagcctaccagaaaaccagagaggcgaacggccgctctgggtcagagccccaaacatgccgcttctatgatgagctgcatgccattttagggggttcagccaccactaccccagccgtgttgtttgactccttcaatggagatggaggcaatacagaagtaggttttggggacgaagaagatgatgaggaggaggttgtagatagctcacagcaagcaagcggagaaaccggttttcccgacagccaggaactgtttctcaccctagacctggagccagtaccccccgaacccacccaaggctgcctcctggactcagcaggcggagaagggacctctg ctgcatgtgtttcaatgatcacaggatcttctccttcccagaggctagtgaagcttagaaagaaaaaaaaacgcactcgcgatgaaatgttctccgagctcatgctgtcctcccacactgacagagcacagacgaatgcgtggaggcaaataatgtcagagtgcaggaaagcacaaaatgaccgggaggagaggtggagggctgaagagagtaagtggcgggctgaagagagtaagtggcgggctgaagacagggctgaagctcaaaggtggcggcagcgtgatgagaggaggcaggattcaatgctgaggctgctgcaggaccaaaccagtatgctccagtgtatggttgagctgcagcaaaggcagctggagcacagactgccactgcagcccctctgtaaccaaccgccctcctccccaagttccatagcctccacacccagacgcccaagaacacggtggggaggcctccggccaaccagccactcccccacagaggattgcccaaaaaaaagaaggctgtcattcaataaattttaa